A window of Rhipicephalus microplus isolate Deutch F79 chromosome X, USDA_Rmic, whole genome shotgun sequence genomic DNA:
GCTTAGAGCAACAATAGATCACAACTTGCCAAATGTTTTATTTGTTAAATGACACACTGAATCACGAGCACATTTAGAGACAGTCTGGCCTTCAGAATTAGACCTTCAGCACCTTTCGCGAGGTGGGTTTCGTTTTGAGTGCCTTTTTCTTGGCGTTGGACACTGTGAGGCCATTGGCGGTGTTAGACAAAAATGGCCTCATGAATTTCTGCAGAATTACGCTGACCAGCTTTGTTTTGTGTGACACACTTTTGTCCTCGGCACAATCAAAAAGTGGGCTCTTCAGAAGTGAAGGTAACACGACGGCCGAGAACTTCTTGAGCGGCTGAGGTCCCTTTACAAGCACGGAAGCCACTCGGGAGGCAGCTTGCTCCAGGTGGTGGACAAATCCTACAAATGGTAAGGTGGGATAGGAGAGGCCTCCCCTGTCGATGCCAGCAATGAGGGCTGTGGTTGGGGAGCTGGAAGATGGAGCTTGTAGCTTCACCAGGCAGCCCTCGCATTCAATGTTATCCTGAATGGCCCGGACGAGGAAACCGGCTATCAGTGCCAACGTACTGGACCGCAGACTCTGCTGTGGAGGACCTACGAAAATTATGAAAAAGAACAAGGTGAATAAGTAGATTTAATAGCCTAAGGTGTCCGCCGTGGGGAGCAAGAAAGTGAAGTGGGTGCTCCCTCCAGCACAGCAGTTTAGAAAACAATTATATCACGGTGTCGCTTTGTTTtcttgtgttgtcttttttctatcTGTAACTGTTCACTTAATCTTATGTTTCAGTTCAAGCTGCGTAATGATTGTGCACATACATGGGTAGCGTTCCAGTGTAGCTAGGTGAGGCAGCAGGAGCTTCCGGATGTCCGTGCCAGTAGCAGCTTGCTTGACAGGCTCGACAGGCAAGGCTGGCACTTCACCCAATGGGGCAACGACACCTCCAACATTTCCACTCTCCGAGGAGTGAATGATGCCTGTCGTGAAGATCTTCTGCAAGGCCGACAGGGCTGCATACGCATCAGTAAGGTGATTTGAGCCATTCAGCTGTCTGATGGCTGAAAAAAGGGATTCCACATCATCACTGGAGAATTTCCCCGTCAAGACAAAATAGAATCCAAGCTGCAGGAGGTGCCTTGTGCACAAAACCGTAGACAGCGTTGTAACTCTGAGTGCCTCATAGGTCTCCTCAGAGAGGAACTCCTTCTTGTGCAAGGTGCTCTCTTTCCACTGGGCAAAGTACTGAAGGCACTCTGTCTCCAGCCACAAAAGTCTGCaaagtgaaaacacacttataaTCGTCACATCACAATGTACAGCTTAATTTGTTCGAAGGAACTGCAATACCCTTCGGATCATGGCATACCTTTCGTCGTCTGCACTGTAGAATGGCATCCTCAAGGCATCTCGACTTGTCCAGTGCAATGTCGTGCTTTTGATGTTGTGCAAGGCAAACCATTTTTGCACCACCTCCATGAACTCCAAAGTTGGCAAACAGTTTTGGAACCCGTTAGCCCCAAGGCGATGGCCGTGCTGCTGGAGGAACCTAAGGATTGAGGTGACCTAAACAAGGCAATGAGCATCAGATTTGTTTAAACATGGACTTAAAGCAACAAAACTCGCCCAGTCTCGTTACCTCCGCATAATAACGAATATTTCTACGGCCATTTCATAATGTTAGAGCCGTACAACCACACTGAGTTATGCGGCATGCAATTAGCTATTCACCTGCACCGAGAAGATGTCAACAGCTCTCCTGACGTTCATCTTCTCAAAGTTGCCTGGGCTTAGGTGTTTCTCCGTTAGGCACCTCACCAGCTTGAATGCACCTTGACTTTCCTGGGTCTTGTGCAGTAGCCTACAGCAAAGCAAGGTGTTaccaaaacaaatacagaaattATAAGGCACAGAAATGTTTGATACTACCTGAGGAAATCTGGAAGGATGAGCTTTCCCTGGTTCCTGAAAATTTTCTTCGCATCCAGGAACTGTGAGCGGATGTTCTTGATAATGTGGCAGTAGTCAAATGACAGGAAGAGTGGTCGACCTGCATCAAGTGGGTGCCTAAAAAGAAATATCCAATAATTCAGATTCAAGTAACTTTAACCTGTGCACATTTGATGGAAAGCAAACATTACTCCGTATTTATGATATAAGATCTGCAGCAAAGACGCACATCAGATGTGACTTCATAAGATCCCTGCACTTACTCTACAACAGGCTGTATCTGCCCCCCTGACAAGCTTGAAAAAAACTTCGTGTTCGACTTGTGATTGTCTCCAACAAGACGAACCACTCGAAAGCCAGCATCTTCAACAGACTGCATCACATTAAGAGCAAGATGCTCAAGCTGCTGTCCAGTCAGGGCCTTTGTAAAGTAATAACCGACCGGAAGCCTGCGAAGGGAAATGACAGTCATAGTTCAAATGGCAAGATTCAGACAGCTAAATGGCATGATTCAGATGTTCATGATTTGGTGTACATGCAATGGTAGCTGTAACGATAACTGCAATACCTGTAGTGGGTGGACAATCCCACAAAGACGAAGCACAGGAGGTGGGTTGCCAACTCGTTTTCCAGGCCATAGTCTGCCTCCGCACCCCCCAGGTTCACCAGGCCGTGAACAGCATCAGACTGTTTGTGGTAAATGGTGGCTTCCTTTATAGACATCTCGTCCATGACCAGCGAGCCACAGCGTGCCTGCAGAGGTGAGCACTGAAATATAAAGTCTCCCAGGTACCATTGCTAACGTTAccttctcagagtgcagttttgCTTCCATATGCAGCCGCTGTTTGATCAATGAAGACACCACTTCCCCTGTGCTGGCACCTATGTACCGCTTCAAGGTCGAGCGGCAGGGTAGTGCCAAGAGGCCACTTTCCCGTATTAGGCGGTATGCAGCTGGAGACTTTGAGTGCCAAAGCACGCAGTTTCGTATAGTCTCCTCACGCCAGCGGCCCTTCTTAACACCCAAAAACGCCAGCTGTTCTTGAATGAAAAGTGCCTTTGGCTCACTCTGTTCAACTTTTTCCTGCAAGCATTTGGCAATTGTTAAAATCTGTCTGGACAAGTTCAAATGTTAGGTAATTTTCTAATGCTGGTCATACCTGAAGTAGCACGAGGTTGGCTTTTTCCATAGCCAGATTTACTTTTCTTGCCTCCCGTTTCAGTCCAGAAACTTCCTCCTGcaaatcatttttctttcttgcaagtAGCCGGCACTTCCTTGTCAGCCTTGTGACCTGTTTAAGAAGCAGTGCCATCCGTGAAAGTGACATTCTTGTTTGGGTGCTTTTAGTGGGCTTATTAGTCCGCACCGAAACAGGCCTGGGAGTCTCTTTCAAAGCAGGCTCAGATGTGGagggcaaaaaagaaaacgagcagGTTCTTTGCACTAGATCATGTGGAGGTGTCTGCGAAGGTGGCTGAGGGTCTGGCTCAGGTGTCAAGGTCTGCGGTGCATTCACTGAGTCCTCTGCATGTGCTGTGATGCCTGCTGTATCGTCTGCTGTATCAGCAAGAATGCAATCATCGGATGGGACATCATGACTGCAAAATGAATAGACATTCGCTCAGATTAATGTTGCAATAATAGTACAGACTTTCGGCACAAGAACTGCTCTTGCCTGTGCTTGGTAGCTTGCTTAGGGCAATCTAGTGAGACCCTCTTGCGTTTCGCCGGCCGCCGTGGTTGACTGGGTGCCGGCTGCAGGTACGTCGGAAAGTGGGGAAAAAGTGTCGGGGCGGCATCGGGTTTCAGCCTTCGATATTTGGTGGACTCCCTGTAGTCCTCTGGCCGGAAATGAAGGCTGCAGACTTTGCTCCGGTCGTTCGGAAGCCACGGCTGTTTCCCTGGCCCTGTAAAACGAAGTGTCAACATGAAATGTGGTTTTCGCTACGCCCACAACAGACGCGTAGAAATCAAGCTGAAACTGAAACCAAACACTCAATATTGTAATGCAGCGCGTCGCCGCTGCACGCAATCGACCGTCTAATAAAGGCAGATCGTACTGTTCTCACACGATCACGGCAAGCATCGAAAGTACGAAACACGAGGACCAACGTGGTCCGGCGCTTCCTAAACATGCGTAGGAGTTTGTTTAGATTACTTCGGATTTCACAGCTTACCTTCGGCCTGTCGATGAATGTTCTTCAGCCACAGGTTTCGCACATCCGTGATCGGGAACTCGTGGAACGATATTCCTCGTGATGCGGCCGTGCACCCGCTTGAtttgcagagcggtacgcagcaatAAACCATTGCGCAAGTTGCACCGTGTAACTACTTCGCCCAACTTCTTTCAACCATAGCTAATAGTTGAGGTAATACCAAGAGACGTGCATGCAAATGCACAAGCCACGACCGTGGCACAAGCAGACGCGCCGATCACCCTCGCCCGGCAGCATACGCAGTCGCGAGGATGGGAGACGTGAGGATTAAAAGCAGCGCCACGGCTTGCAGCGGCGCTCGCGGAAACTATAATAAcacaacaagcaaaaaaaaatcacggacACGGCGCTGGTGGCGGATGCGCAGGTCGCTATTTATAAAGCCGGTCGtgtcctctacacaccgcgttcgacatctacaattctcctgattctccagtggacgcgcatgtggcgtcgcgcttcgagaacattcaacagctgacagtgcatgcgccgtcgtgctgtatatatactcaaggtcggcgctcgctcgctcagttgccgctcgtcggttggtttgtacggcgcgtcgacgtccaaggtcgcggtgaaatgaattccaacgaatccacaaacacaatgatcgacgttccttcgaccagcgccgccctttcgcatacgtgtgtacgtgttcactcatttaacaccccctcctacaaccacgttaaccaatttagccatcgacccaagtaagtcgcaatttaacaccccaatTCACAACCACgataaccaatttagccatcgacccaagtaagtcgcacccCGTTAAccctttaacaccccgttaaccaattatatggtccgcatcctcctcagtgttcccccgagggaagctgcgggcaattttttttgcttaTACACCGCCTATTGAGACAGTTTCTTAAGCTTTTCTTCCTCGCACACATGACTGGTATAGCGTCAAAGTCAGGATAATTATTTCCTTTCTAAAAACGCTTCTCTAGCTTTATGAGAGACCTGTGTGTGAGAGACCCAAAAACAAGAGTATCTTTTTGTTGTTCATATACATAAGTTCTTTCGGCTTTTTACTTGTAATGTTTTTTTTAGCTTCTATCAATGAAAGGAACTTTATACTATTGGTAGTTGTCTTCTTCTAACGCGTAAGAGGGAATGGCAAAGCTGTCTTTACAGGTGCTTTTATAACCGTAATG
This region includes:
- the LOC119180018 gene encoding DNA transposase THAP9; the protein is MVYCCVPLCKSSGCTAASRGISFHEFPITDVRNLWLKNIHRQAEGPGKQPWLPNDRSKVCSLHFRPEDYRESTKYRRLKPDAAPTLFPHFPTYLQPAPSQPRRPAKRKRVSLDCPKQATKHRQILTIAKCLQEKVEQSEPKALFIQEQLAFLGVKKGRWREETIRNCVLWHSKSPAAYRLIRESGLLALPCRSTLKRYIGASTGEVVSSLIKQRLHMEAKLHSEKARCGSLVMDEMSIKEATIYHKQSDAVHGLVNLGGAEADYGLENELATHLLCFVFVGLSTHYRLPVGYYFTKALTGQQLEHLALNVMQSVEDAGFRVVRLVGDNHKSNTKFFSSLSGGQIQPVVEHPLDAGRPLFLSFDYCHIIKNIRSQFLDAKKIFRNQGKLILPDFLRLLHKTQESQGAFKLVRCLTEKHLSPGNFEKMNVRRAVDIFSVQVTSILRFLQQHGHRLGANGFQNCLPTLEFMEVVQKWFALHNIKSTTLHWTSRDALRMPFYSADDERLLWLETECLQYFAQWKESTLHKKEFLSEETYEALRVTTLSTVLCTRHLLQLGFYFVLTGKFSSDDVESLFSAIRQLNGSNHLTDAYAALSALQKIFTTGIIHSSESGNVGGVVAPLGEVPALPVEPVKQAATGTDIRKLLLPHLATLERYPCPPQQSLRSSTLALIAGFLVRAIQDNIECEGCLVKLQAPSSSSPTTALIAGIDRGGLSYPTLPFVGFVHHLEQAASRVASVLVKGPQPLKKFSAVVLPSLLKSPLFDCAEDKSVSHKTKLVSVILQKFMRPFLSNTANGLTVSNAKKKALKTKPTSRKVLKV